In one window of Duganella dendranthematis DNA:
- the leuB gene encoding 3-isopropylmalate dehydrogenase, whose translation MKIAILPGDGIGPEIVTQAVKVLNALGEQFELETAPVGGAGYEASGHPLPDATLQLAKDADAVLFGAVGDWKYDTLDRPLRPEQAILGLRKNLGLFGNLRPAILYPELANASTLKPEIVSGLDILIVRELTGDIYFGQPRGVRECPDGPFKGQREGFDTMRYAEGEIRRIAHVAFQAAQKRDKRLTSVDKANVLETFQFWKDIVTDVHKEYPDVALDHMYVDNAAMQLVRAPKKFDVIVTGNMFGDILSDAAAMLTGSIGMLPSASLDANNKGLYEPSHGSAPDIAGKGIANPLATILSAAMMLRFSLNKEEQANRIENAVKKVLAQGLRTADIYEAGTTKVGTEEMGNAVVKALA comes from the coding sequence ATGAAAATCGCAATCCTCCCGGGCGATGGCATCGGCCCGGAAATCGTCACCCAAGCGGTCAAGGTACTGAACGCGCTGGGCGAGCAATTTGAACTGGAAACCGCGCCGGTCGGCGGCGCTGGCTACGAAGCCAGCGGCCATCCGCTGCCGGACGCCACGCTGCAACTGGCCAAGGACGCCGACGCCGTGCTGTTCGGCGCCGTGGGCGACTGGAAGTACGACACGCTGGACCGTCCGCTGCGTCCCGAGCAGGCGATTCTGGGCCTGCGCAAGAACCTCGGCCTGTTCGGCAACCTGCGTCCGGCCATCCTGTATCCGGAACTGGCCAACGCCTCGACGCTGAAGCCGGAAATCGTCTCCGGCCTGGACATCCTGATCGTGCGCGAACTGACCGGCGATATCTACTTCGGCCAGCCGCGCGGCGTGCGCGAGTGCCCGGACGGTCCGTTCAAGGGCCAGCGCGAAGGCTTCGACACCATGCGCTATGCGGAAGGCGAAATCCGCCGCATCGCCCACGTGGCGTTCCAGGCGGCGCAAAAGCGCGACAAGCGTCTGACCTCGGTGGACAAGGCCAATGTGCTGGAGACGTTCCAGTTCTGGAAAGACATCGTCACCGACGTGCATAAAGAGTACCCGGATGTCGCGCTGGACCACATGTATGTCGACAACGCCGCCATGCAACTGGTGCGCGCGCCGAAGAAGTTCGACGTCATCGTCACCGGCAATATGTTCGGCGACATCCTGAGCGACGCGGCGGCGATGCTGACCGGTTCGATCGGCATGCTGCCATCGGCCTCGCTGGACGCCAACAACAAGGGCTTGTACGAGCCGTCGCACGGTTCGGCGCCGGACATCGCCGGCAAGGGCATCGCCAATCCGCTGGCGACCATCCTGTCGGCCGCGATGATGCTGCGCTTCTCGCTGAACAAGGAAGAGCAGGCCAACCGTATCGAAAACGCCGTCAAGAAAGTGCTGGCCCAGGGCCTGCGCACCGCCGACATCTACGAAGCCGGCACCACCAAGGTGGGCACGGAAGAGATGGGCAACGCGGTCGTCAAAGCACTCGCATAA
- the leuD gene encoding 3-isopropylmalate dehydratase small subunit, with amino-acid sequence MEKFTIYEGLVAPLDRANVDTDAIIPKQFLKSIHRTGFGPNLFDEWRYLDHGEPGMDNSKRPLNPDFVLNEPRYQGASILLTRKNFGCGSSREHAPWALDQYGFRAVVAPSFADIFFNNCFKSGLLPIVLTEAQIDHLFNEVKAFPGYKLVVDLEQQRISTSNGSISYPFEIDAFRKYCLMNGLDDIGLTLRHADTIREYEARHLANQPWLANVI; translated from the coding sequence ATGGAAAAATTTACGATTTACGAAGGTCTGGTCGCGCCGCTGGATCGCGCCAATGTCGACACCGACGCCATCATCCCGAAGCAGTTCCTGAAGTCCATTCACCGTACCGGCTTCGGCCCCAACCTGTTTGACGAGTGGCGCTATCTGGACCACGGCGAACCGGGCATGGACAACAGCAAACGTCCGCTGAACCCGGACTTCGTGCTGAACGAGCCGCGCTATCAAGGCGCCTCGATCCTGCTGACCCGCAAGAACTTCGGTTGCGGCTCCTCGCGCGAACACGCGCCGTGGGCGCTGGACCAGTACGGCTTCCGCGCCGTGGTCGCGCCATCGTTTGCCGACATCTTCTTCAACAACTGTTTCAAGAGCGGCTTGCTGCCCATCGTATTAACTGAAGCGCAGATCGATCATCTGTTCAACGAAGTCAAGGCGTTCCCCGGATACAAACTGGTGGTCGACCTTGAGCAGCAACGCATTTCCACCAGCAATGGCAGCATCTCCTATCCCTTCGAGATCGACGCCTTCCGCAAATACTGCCTGATGAACGGCCTCGACGATATTGGCCTGACGCTGCGTCACGCCGACACCATCCGTGAATACGAAGCGCGTCATCTGGCAAACCAACCCTGGTTGGCTAACGTCATCTAA
- a CDS encoding chemotaxis protein CheA, whose amino-acid sequence MDDMLKDFVVEAMDLAVNVEEHLLRLERDPENKETLNAVFRSFHTIKGGAGFMGLPAMVTACHLTENLFDALRTGAAPVTPLSIEAALQASGFVADQLAELNDGAEPSSLPALPSDLEQLLNDAIAGKSSAPAKPAAAAAAPAPAPVAAAPVAVAAAPSADGLDWEGMYETVMPAGSYTRSAPAPVAVAAPVEAVAAAAAPAASAPPSAAEIAAVAAEVKAAPGARREVADKKDERAHAAPAKEESIRIDAVKLDALLEVAGESVQAANQAAVLLERLMQFKFEGQAQTLMSTLAETLERASRYSTELQRATLATRMQPVGRLFQKFPRLVRELAKDLGKEVDLNIEGAETEVDRVVVDSLYDPLVHMLRNALDHGVETPEERAAVGKPLRSFIQLKAWQEANSVMIVLQDDGKGMDPVKLRQIALRKGLISESAQLTADDCYQLVFLPGFSTKEVASSVSGRGVGMDVVKTAVEKNRGAIHIESELGKGTKFSIRLPIELSIVPTMLVSTSGAALALPMAVVQRVVELPEVFMEVGGAPVLKDQGRPLPVRSLADSLGYESCREKVGIVVSAPQPYILAVEAVDGTADLVIKPMTAITVEGITGTARSAEGELVLVVGLSFLMDGCRGSVRMAA is encoded by the coding sequence ATGGACGATATGCTGAAGGATTTCGTCGTTGAGGCGATGGATCTGGCGGTCAACGTGGAGGAGCACCTGCTGCGCCTCGAACGTGACCCCGAGAACAAGGAAACGCTGAACGCGGTGTTCCGTTCGTTCCACACCATCAAGGGCGGCGCCGGTTTCATGGGCCTGCCGGCGATGGTGACGGCCTGCCACCTGACCGAGAATCTGTTTGACGCCCTGCGGACCGGCGCCGCGCCGGTGACGCCGCTGTCGATCGAAGCGGCGCTGCAAGCGTCGGGCTTTGTCGCCGACCAGCTGGCCGAACTGAACGACGGCGCCGAGCCGAGCAGCCTGCCGGCGCTGCCGAGCGATCTGGAACAGTTGCTCAACGACGCCATCGCCGGCAAGTCCAGCGCGCCGGCCAAGCCGGCTGCCGCCGCCGCCGCGCCCGCACCGGCGCCAGTTGCCGCCGCCCCTGTCGCCGTTGCCGCCGCGCCATCGGCCGACGGCCTGGACTGGGAAGGCATGTATGAAACCGTGATGCCTGCCGGTAGCTACACCCGTTCCGCCCCGGCCCCGGTCGCGGTGGCCGCGCCGGTGGAAGCCGTTGCCGCAGCGGCCGCGCCGGCCGCTTCCGCGCCGCCAAGCGCCGCGGAAATCGCCGCTGTCGCGGCCGAAGTCAAGGCCGCGCCAGGTGCGCGCCGCGAAGTGGCCGACAAAAAAGACGAACGTGCCCACGCCGCGCCGGCCAAGGAAGAATCGATCCGGATCGACGCCGTCAAGCTGGACGCGCTGCTCGAAGTGGCCGGCGAATCGGTACAGGCCGCCAACCAGGCCGCCGTGCTGCTGGAACGCCTGATGCAGTTCAAGTTCGAAGGCCAGGCGCAGACGCTGATGTCGACGCTGGCCGAAACGCTGGAACGCGCCTCGCGCTACTCGACCGAACTGCAGCGCGCCACGCTGGCGACCCGCATGCAGCCGGTCGGCCGCCTGTTCCAGAAATTCCCGCGCCTGGTGCGCGAGCTGGCCAAGGATCTGGGCAAGGAAGTCGATCTGAACATCGAAGGTGCGGAGACCGAAGTCGACCGTGTGGTGGTCGATTCGCTGTACGATCCGCTGGTGCACATGCTGCGCAACGCGCTCGATCACGGCGTCGAGACGCCGGAAGAGCGCGCCGCAGTCGGCAAGCCGCTGCGCTCGTTCATCCAGCTCAAAGCGTGGCAGGAAGCCAACAGCGTGATGATCGTGCTGCAGGATGACGGCAAGGGCATGGACCCGGTCAAGCTGCGCCAGATCGCCTTGCGCAAGGGGCTGATCTCGGAATCGGCACAGTTGACCGCCGACGATTGCTATCAACTGGTATTCTTGCCGGGTTTCTCGACCAAGGAAGTGGCGTCCAGCGTCTCCGGTCGCGGCGTCGGCATGGACGTGGTGAAAACCGCCGTGGAGAAAAACCGCGGCGCGATCCACATCGAGTCCGAGCTGGGCAAGGGCACTAAGTTCTCCATCCGCCTGCCGATCGAGCTGTCGATCGTGCCGACCATGCTGGTCTCGACCTCGGGCGCCGCGCTGGCGCTGCCGATGGCCGTGGTACAGCGCGTGGTCGAGCTGCCGGAAGTGTTCATGGAAGTCGGCGGCGCGCCGGTGCTGAAGGACCAGGGCCGTCCGCTGCCGGTGCGTTCGCTGGCCGACTCGCTGGGCTACGAAAGCTGCCGCGAGAAGGTGGGTATTGTTGTCTCGGCACCACAGCCGTACATCCTGGCCGTGGAAGCGGTGGATGGCACTGCCGATCTGGTGATCAAGCCGATGACCGCGATTACCGTCGAGGGCATTACCGGCACGGCGCGCTCTGCAGAGGGCGAGCTGGTGCTAGTGGTGGGCCTATCGTTCCTAATGGACGGTTGCAGGGGTAGTGTACGCATGGCGGCTTGA
- the leuC gene encoding 3-isopropylmalate dehydratase large subunit — MMKTLYDKLWESHVVKTEEDGTTILYIDRHLVHEVTSPQAFDGLRAANRQPWRLSANLAVADHNVPTTSRADGIADPVSRLQVETLDNNAKSYGLTYFNMNDKRQGIVHVIGPEQGATLPGMTVVCGDSHTSTHGAFGALAHGIGTSEVEHVLATQTLLQKKSKAMLVEVNGVLPAGVTSKDIVLAIIGKIGTAGGNGYCIEFGGSTIRALSMEGRMTVCNMAIEAGARAGIIGVDDTTINYVKGRPFSPAGPHWDQAVSYWRTLHTDPGAKFDLVVTLNAAEIKPQVTWGTSPEMVLPVDGRVPDPDLEKDAVKRDAMEKALVYMNLKPNTAIEDIRIDKVFIGSCTNSRIEDLRAAAAVVRGKQRASNVKLALVVPGSGLVKEQAEREGLDRIFKDAGFEWREPGCSMCLAMNADRLEPGERCASTSNRNFEGRQGQGGRTHLVSPAMAAAAGIAGHFVDVRALH; from the coding sequence ATCATGAAGACGCTTTACGACAAACTCTGGGAATCCCACGTAGTCAAGACCGAGGAAGACGGCACCACCATCCTCTATATTGATCGCCACCTGGTCCACGAAGTGACCAGCCCGCAAGCATTCGACGGCCTGCGCGCCGCCAACCGCCAGCCGTGGCGCCTGTCGGCCAACCTGGCCGTGGCCGACCACAACGTGCCGACCACCTCGCGCGCCGACGGCATCGCCGACCCGGTCTCGCGGCTGCAGGTCGAAACGCTGGACAACAACGCCAAGTCCTACGGCCTGACCTACTTCAACATGAACGACAAGCGTCAGGGCATCGTCCACGTGATCGGGCCGGAGCAGGGCGCGACCCTGCCGGGCATGACCGTCGTGTGCGGCGACTCGCACACCTCGACCCACGGCGCGTTCGGCGCGCTGGCGCACGGCATCGGCACCTCGGAAGTGGAGCATGTGCTGGCCACCCAGACGCTGCTGCAGAAAAAATCCAAGGCGATGCTGGTGGAAGTCAATGGCGTGCTGCCGGCCGGCGTCACCTCCAAGGACATCGTGCTGGCCATCATCGGCAAGATCGGCACCGCCGGCGGCAATGGCTACTGTATCGAGTTCGGCGGTTCGACCATCCGCGCGCTGTCGATGGAAGGCCGCATGACGGTCTGCAATATGGCGATCGAAGCGGGCGCGCGTGCCGGCATCATCGGCGTTGACGACACCACCATCAACTACGTCAAGGGCCGCCCGTTCTCGCCGGCCGGTCCGCATTGGGACCAGGCGGTGAGCTACTGGCGCACGCTGCACACCGATCCGGGCGCCAAGTTCGATCTGGTGGTGACGCTGAACGCCGCCGAGATCAAGCCGCAGGTCACCTGGGGCACTTCGCCGGAAATGGTGCTGCCGGTCGACGGCCGCGTGCCGGACCCGGACCTGGAAAAAGACGCCGTCAAGCGCGACGCCATGGAAAAGGCGCTGGTGTATATGAACCTCAAGCCGAACACGGCGATCGAGGACATCCGCATCGACAAGGTCTTCATCGGTTCCTGCACCAACTCGCGCATCGAAGATTTGCGCGCGGCGGCGGCGGTGGTGCGCGGCAAGCAGCGCGCGTCCAACGTCAAGCTGGCGCTGGTGGTGCCAGGCTCCGGCCTGGTCAAAGAGCAGGCCGAACGCGAAGGCCTGGACCGCATCTTCAAGGATGCCGGTTTCGAGTGGCGCGAACCGGGCTGCTCGATGTGCCTGGCGATGAACGCCGACCGTCTGGAACCGGGCGAGCGCTGCGCCTCGACTTCCAACCGTAATTTTGAAGGACGCCAAGGCCAGGGCGGACGCACCCATCTGGTGTCTCCCGCCATGGCGGCGGCAGCCGGTATCGCCGGCCATTTTGTTGACGTGCGTGCACTGCACTAA
- a CDS encoding entericidin A/B family lipoprotein — protein MKKLIALTILAITITGCNTIAGMGKDVQKAGQAVQGAAGH, from the coding sequence ATGAAAAAACTGATCGCTCTGACCATCCTCGCCATCACTATCACCGGCTGCAACACCATTGCCGGCATGGGCAAGGATGTGCAGAAAGCCGGCCAGGCGGTGCAGGGCGCTGCCGGGCATTAA
- a CDS encoding universal stress protein has protein sequence MYRKILITTDGSAVSSKTACAGVQFAEQLGAEVLALFVAPEYQYPIYVEIIPPSYPSEAEYRAAMERAGADHTQDVADSCAKRGVNCTTLTAFHESAALKIVDVAQQHGCDLIFMGSHGRSGWGQLLLGSVTNKVLQHSKIPVLVHRLIKEPGAK, from the coding sequence ATGTACCGCAAAATCCTGATCACCACCGACGGCTCGGCCGTATCCAGCAAGACCGCCTGCGCCGGCGTGCAGTTTGCCGAACAGCTGGGCGCCGAAGTGCTGGCCCTGTTTGTTGCGCCGGAATACCAGTACCCGATCTACGTCGAAATCATTCCACCCAGCTATCCCAGCGAGGCCGAATACCGCGCCGCGATGGAGCGCGCCGGCGCCGACCACACCCAGGACGTGGCCGATTCCTGCGCCAAACGCGGCGTCAACTGCACCACGCTCACCGCCTTCCACGAGAGCGCCGCGCTGAAAATCGTCGACGTCGCGCAACAGCATGGTTGCGACCTGATCTTCATGGGATCGCACGGCCGCAGCGGCTGGGGTCAGTTGTTACTGGGCAGTGTAACCAACAAGGTGTTGCAGCATTCCAAAATCCCGGTGCTGGTACACCGCCTGATCAAGGAGCCTGGCGCCAAATAA
- the asd gene encoding aspartate-semialdehyde dehydrogenase, whose translation MKLVGLVGWRGMVGSVLMQRMQEEGDFAHIEPVFFTTSNPGGNAPAMAKNETKLKSATDIDELKKCEIIISCQGGDYTTEVFPQLRAAGWNGYWIDAASTLRMEKDAVIVLDPVNMHVIKDALGKGVKNFIGGNCTVSCMLIGLGGLFQHGLVDWMTSMTYQAASGGGAQHMRELLTQFGTINSAVKPLLDDPASAILEIDRQVLVTQHGLSPDEIKQFGAPLAGNLIPWIDKDLGNGQSKEEWKAGAETNKILGLGADFGSKAIPVDGLCVRIGAMRCHSQALTIKLNKDVPLDEITDIIASANQWAKVVPNTREASVKDLSPAAVTGSLTIPVGRLRKMSMGPEYLSAFTVGDQLLWGAAEPLRRMLRIVLDQ comes from the coding sequence ATGAAACTCGTAGGTCTGGTAGGTTGGCGCGGTATGGTGGGTTCGGTCCTGATGCAACGCATGCAGGAAGAGGGCGATTTCGCCCATATCGAGCCGGTGTTCTTCACCACCTCGAATCCGGGCGGTAATGCACCGGCGATGGCCAAGAACGAAACCAAGCTGAAAAGCGCGACCGACATCGACGAACTGAAAAAGTGCGAGATCATCATCTCGTGCCAGGGCGGCGATTACACCACCGAGGTGTTCCCGCAACTGCGCGCAGCCGGCTGGAACGGTTACTGGATCGATGCGGCATCGACCCTGCGCATGGAAAAAGATGCGGTGATCGTGCTGGACCCGGTCAATATGCACGTCATCAAGGACGCGCTGGGCAAGGGCGTGAAGAACTTCATCGGCGGTAACTGCACCGTGTCGTGCATGCTGATCGGCCTGGGCGGTCTGTTCCAGCACGGTCTGGTCGACTGGATGACCTCGATGACGTATCAGGCGGCATCGGGCGGCGGCGCGCAGCACATGCGTGAACTGCTGACCCAGTTCGGCACCATCAACAGTGCGGTCAAGCCGCTGCTGGATGATCCTGCTTCGGCGATCCTGGAAATCGACCGTCAGGTGCTGGTCACCCAGCATGGCCTGTCGCCGGACGAGATCAAGCAGTTCGGCGCGCCGCTGGCCGGCAACCTGATTCCGTGGATCGACAAGGACTTGGGCAACGGCCAATCGAAAGAAGAGTGGAAAGCCGGCGCCGAGACCAACAAGATCCTCGGCCTGGGCGCGGACTTCGGTTCGAAAGCGATCCCAGTGGACGGCCTGTGCGTGCGTATCGGCGCCATGCGTTGCCACTCGCAGGCGCTGACCATCAAGCTGAACAAGGATGTGCCGCTGGACGAAATCACCGACATCATCGCTTCGGCCAACCAGTGGGCGAAAGTGGTGCCGAATACGCGTGAAGCCTCGGTCAAGGATCTGTCGCCAGCCGCGGTGACCGGCAGCCTGACGATTCCGGTGGGCCGTCTGCGCAAGATGAGCATGGGTCCGGAGTATCTGTCGGCCTTCACGGTGGGCGACCAGCTGCTGTGGGGCGCGGCCGAACCGCTGCGCCGCATGCTGCGCATTGTGCTGGACCAGTAA
- a CDS encoding FimV/HubP family polar landmark protein: protein MPVQNRPRIVSFALKTLTSAVASAVLVASTANAAGLGKLTVLSSLGQPLRAEIELTSVSAEEASALVAKLAPADAFRSANIDFNPALSSLRFEVEPRNGRQVIKVSSSQAINEPFVDMLLELTWNGGRMVREYTFLLDPPDLRAAQAPQVTAPVDVSNRTGQAPAAAPAQTPTAAQPAAAAAAAARAEPARPQPAAKPTARAAAADYTVKQGDNLTRIANQVKPVDVSLDTMLVALYRANPEAFAGKNMNRLKSGQILAVPDAEQIRAVGGEGEAHGVVVAHAADFNAYRAKLAGQVAASPAAKETEPSKIASGKVTAKVEEKPNATNTAQDKLTLSKATTEKPQAGKTGVAAEEDKIAKQKQVDEAAARVKELEKNVNDLEKLMALKSKTAADVKAPAASASAAASVAASAPSEVKPKRTLVLPPKFAEPSLFETLMDNIAYVGLAAVAVLAGALGIIASRRRKKFVVPQDEPSILGDTALPPPQPLIADAGGQSIDTNNSVFNSNFAPSASQLDTNEVDPVAEADVYIAYGRDAQAEEILKEALRTHPERHAVRLKLLEIYAARKDARAFETQASELYAQTRGQGDEWDHAAGLGKALDPSNPLYTAGQDEGSFAAVPLAAGAAGVAAGAAAVAAYESSDFSNDFGDTFGAEAPAPAPAAAPSPLDFDLSQDAVRSAPISHSPDFGADFAADDMETALPQAADAAISPASVAAENDNLMDFDLGGLSFEPVPAPSPAIEMPAPAAEPEAPAPVDDMSLDFGLDLPSPAAAPVTAPAPEPRDLTTVDPLDLDLAGFDIPEVRAFTEPPKEPAPLDFDATLDLPPDVETITPAPAPATPEFDLSNIDLDLGSFNNDTAAPAAAAASNEPMSAMQMEMDTKLDLAVAYQEIGDKEGARELLDEVLRGGSDEQVAKANAMKAQLG from the coding sequence ATGCCTGTACAAAATCGCCCCCGCATTGTTTCGTTTGCGTTGAAAACGCTCACCAGCGCTGTTGCTAGCGCGGTGCTAGTGGCCTCCACGGCCAATGCGGCTGGGTTAGGCAAGTTGACGGTGCTATCGTCGCTGGGTCAGCCGCTGCGGGCGGAAATCGAATTGACCTCGGTCTCGGCCGAGGAAGCCAGCGCGCTGGTGGCCAAGCTGGCGCCGGCGGATGCCTTCCGCAGCGCCAATATCGACTTCAATCCAGCATTGAGTTCGCTACGTTTTGAAGTCGAGCCGCGCAATGGCCGGCAGGTCATCAAGGTCAGCTCCAGCCAGGCCATCAACGAGCCGTTCGTCGACATGCTGCTGGAACTGACGTGGAACGGCGGCCGCATGGTGCGCGAATATACGTTCCTGCTCGACCCGCCGGACCTGCGCGCTGCCCAGGCGCCGCAAGTGACCGCGCCGGTGGATGTCAGCAATCGCACCGGGCAGGCGCCAGCCGCAGCACCGGCGCAGACGCCAACCGCCGCGCAGCCAGCCGCGGCAGCTGCTGCAGCGGCACGCGCAGAGCCGGCACGTCCGCAGCCGGCCGCCAAACCGACGGCCAGGGCCGCCGCCGCCGACTACACCGTCAAGCAGGGCGATAACCTGACCCGCATCGCCAACCAGGTCAAGCCGGTGGATGTGTCGCTGGATACCATGCTGGTCGCGCTGTACCGCGCCAATCCGGAAGCCTTCGCCGGCAAGAACATGAACCGCCTGAAATCCGGCCAGATCCTGGCCGTGCCGGATGCCGAACAGATCCGCGCTGTCGGCGGCGAAGGCGAGGCGCATGGCGTGGTGGTCGCGCACGCAGCCGACTTCAACGCCTACCGCGCCAAGCTGGCCGGCCAGGTCGCCGCCAGTCCGGCCGCCAAGGAAACCGAACCGAGCAAGATCGCGTCGGGCAAAGTCACCGCCAAGGTGGAAGAGAAACCCAACGCCACCAACACCGCGCAGGACAAGCTGACGCTGTCCAAGGCCACCACCGAGAAACCGCAAGCCGGCAAGACCGGCGTGGCGGCGGAAGAAGACAAGATCGCCAAGCAGAAGCAGGTGGACGAAGCTGCCGCCCGCGTCAAGGAACTGGAAAAGAACGTCAACGATCTGGAAAAGTTGATGGCCTTGAAGAGCAAGACGGCCGCCGATGTGAAGGCGCCGGCCGCCTCCGCCTCCGCAGCGGCCTCCGTTGCGGCCTCGGCCCCGTCCGAAGTCAAGCCGAAGCGCACGCTGGTGCTGCCGCCGAAGTTTGCCGAGCCGAGCCTGTTCGAAACGCTGATGGACAATATCGCCTATGTCGGCCTGGCCGCCGTAGCGGTGCTGGCTGGCGCGCTGGGCATCATCGCTTCGCGCCGCCGCAAGAAATTCGTCGTGCCGCAGGACGAACCGTCGATCCTGGGCGATACCGCGCTGCCGCCACCACAGCCGCTGATCGCCGATGCCGGCGGCCAGAGCATCGATACCAACAACAGCGTGTTCAACTCGAACTTCGCGCCGTCCGCCAGCCAGCTGGACACCAATGAAGTCGATCCGGTCGCGGAAGCCGATGTCTACATCGCCTACGGCCGCGACGCCCAGGCCGAAGAGATCCTGAAAGAAGCGCTGCGCACCCATCCGGAACGCCACGCCGTGCGCCTGAAGCTGCTGGAAATCTATGCCGCCCGCAAGGATGCGCGCGCGTTTGAAACCCAGGCCTCCGAGCTCTACGCGCAAACCCGCGGCCAGGGCGACGAGTGGGATCATGCTGCCGGGCTGGGCAAGGCGCTCGATCCGTCGAATCCGCTGTACACCGCCGGCCAGGATGAGGGCAGCTTTGCCGCCGTGCCGCTGGCTGCCGGCGCTGCTGGCGTTGCCGCCGGCGCCGCTGCTGTCGCCGCGTATGAATCGTCGGACTTCAGTAACGACTTCGGTGACACCTTCGGCGCTGAAGCGCCGGCCCCGGCACCTGCCGCCGCGCCATCGCCGCTGGACTTCGACCTGAGCCAGGACGCCGTGCGTTCGGCCCCAATCTCGCACAGCCCCGACTTTGGCGCCGATTTCGCTGCCGACGACATGGAAACCGCGCTGCCCCAAGCAGCCGATGCCGCCATCTCGCCAGCTTCGGTAGCGGCAGAAAACGACAACCTGATGGACTTCGACCTGGGCGGCCTGAGCTTCGAGCCGGTCCCCGCGCCGTCGCCGGCGATTGAAATGCCGGCCCCTGCCGCCGAGCCGGAAGCGCCTGCGCCAGTCGACGACATGAGCCTGGACTTCGGCCTTGACCTGCCATCGCCGGCCGCCGCGCCTGTTACTGCGCCCGCGCCGGAACCACGCGACCTGACCACCGTCGATCCGCTCGACCTGGACCTGGCCGGCTTCGACATTCCGGAAGTACGCGCCTTCACCGAGCCGCCGAAGGAACCGGCGCCGCTGGACTTCGACGCCACTTTGGACCTGCCGCCTGACGTGGAAACCATCACGCCAGCACCGGCCCCGGCAACGCCGGAATTCGACCTGTCGAATATCGACCTGGACCTGGGCAGCTTCAACAACGACACCGCCGCCCCGGCTGCCGCCGCAGCCAGCAACGAACCAATGTCGGCGATGCAGATGGAGATGGATACCAAGCTGGATCTGGCAGTCGCCTATCAGGAAATCGGCGACAAGGAAGGCGCGCGCGAGCTGCTGGACGAGGTGCTGCGCGGCGGCAGCGACGAGCAAGTCGCCAAGGCCAACGCCATGAAGGCCCAGCTGGGATAA
- a CDS encoding protein phosphatase CheZ, with product MTNAADDFDALFEEVSAQSKTAAPAPAPAPAPAASAEDDLESLFEEVAAARPADAAPAAVAAPAAAAPAEGAPVEDKAMFERLGGIVRLLHDSLRELGYDKALTEASSQINDAQDRLEYVATLTEQAANKVLNTLDEGMPEQDTLSKKSKDMENRWADLFAGKLSLEQFKQLAGDSQQFAIAVSAATEAEKARLLEIMMAQDFQDITGQLIKKVVTITKTVESELATLLRDNAPPAVKEKIAQKEVSLMSGPSAPAVALNQDSVDDLLADLGF from the coding sequence ATGACTAACGCCGCTGACGATTTCGACGCCTTATTTGAAGAAGTGTCCGCTCAGAGCAAGACAGCAGCGCCCGCTCCAGCGCCTGCGCCAGCCCCGGCCGCCAGCGCAGAAGACGACCTGGAAAGCCTGTTTGAAGAAGTCGCAGCGGCCCGTCCGGCCGATGCCGCGCCCGCCGCCGTTGCTGCGCCCGCCGCAGCCGCCCCAGCCGAGGGGGCGCCCGTCGAAGACAAGGCCATGTTCGAACGCCTGGGCGGCATCGTGCGTTTGTTGCACGATTCGCTGCGCGAACTGGGCTACGACAAGGCCCTGACCGAAGCGTCGAGCCAGATCAACGACGCCCAGGACCGCCTCGAATACGTCGCTACGCTGACCGAGCAAGCCGCCAACAAGGTGCTCAACACCCTGGACGAGGGCATGCCGGAGCAGGACACGCTGTCGAAAAAATCAAAAGACATGGAAAACCGCTGGGCCGACCTGTTCGCAGGCAAGCTCAGCCTGGAGCAGTTCAAGCAACTGGCCGGCGACTCGCAGCAGTTCGCGATCGCCGTGTCGGCCGCCACCGAAGCGGAAAAGGCGCGCCTGCTGGAAATCATGATGGCCCAGGACTTCCAGGACATCACCGGTCAATTGATCAAGAAAGTGGTGACTATCACGAAAACTGTCGAGAGTGAATTGGCCACGCTGCTGCGCGACAATGCGCCGCCGGCGGTCAAGGAGAAGATTGCACAGAAAGAAGTGTCCCTGATGTCCGGTCCGTCCGCTCCGGCCGTGGCGCTGAATCAGGACAGTGTTGACGATCTTCTTGCCGATCTGGGGTTCTAA